A DNA window from Shewanella baltica contains the following coding sequences:
- a CDS encoding IS3-like element ISSba5 family transposase (programmed frameshift), which translates to MRSTTRKTFSAEFKLEAAQLVLDKNHSIIEAAKAMNVGKSTMDKWVRQLKLERQGGIPKASPITPEQIEIRELKKQIARLEEHNLIPKKGYRSLDVRLDEQFTLISALKQSHSILTICNAFKVHRSSYKYWLKRKEHIDADFTILCSEVKAAHRISHGSAGARTIAQLVTNKGIGLSRYRARNLMKKLGLLSCQQPKHSYRKATQEHVAIPNTLNRQFAVTQPDQVWCGDVTYVWVGNRWAYLAVVLDLFSRKPVGWALSLSPDSELTCKALKMAFELRGKPENVIYHSDQGSHYTSLKFRQLIWRLQIEQSMSRRGNCWDNAPMERFFRSLKSEWIPVSGYGNFTEADKEITNYITGYYSETRPHQYNGGLTPNESERLYWNDSKTVANFT; encoded by the exons TAGCATCATCGAAGCTGCAAAGGCGATGAACGTAGGTAAATCCACTATGGATAAATGGGTGAGACAGTTAAAACTAGAACGCCAGGGTGGCATACCAAAAGCATCTCCGATTACCCCTGAACAAATTGAAATCCGTGAGCTGAAGAAGCAAATAGCTCGTCTTGAGGAGCACAATCTTATCC CTAAAAAAGGCTACCGCTCTCTTGATGTCAGACTCGATGAACAATTTACGCTAATCAGCGCACTCAAGCAGAGCCACTCTATTCTCACAATTTGTAATGCATTCAAAGTGCATCGAAGTAGCTATAAGTATTGGCTAAAAAGAAAAGAACATATTGATGCAGACTTTACTATTTTATGCAGTGAAGTTAAGGCCGCACATCGTATTAGTCATGGCTCTGCCGGTGCTCGAACGATAGCGCAATTAGTGACTAACAAAGGGATTGGTCTCAGTCGTTATCGAGCCCGTAATCTAATGAAAAAGCTTGGGTTATTAAGCTGTCAGCAGCCTAAGCATTCTTATCGGAAAGCGACACAAGAGCATGTTGCAATCCCCAATACGCTTAATCGACAGTTTGCAGTAACTCAACCAGATCAAGTGTGGTGTGGCGACGTGACGTATGTTTGGGTCGGTAATCGTTGGGCCTATCTAGCCGTTGTTTTAGACTTATTTTCCCGCAAACCTGTTGGATGGGCTTTGTCATTATCACCAGATAGTGAGCTGACCTGTAAAGCTTTGAAAATGGCATTTGAGTTAAGGGGTAAGCCTGAGAATGTGATATATCACAGCGATCAAGGTTCACATTACACGAGCTTGAAATTCAGACAATTAATATGGCGTCTTCAGATTGAGCAAAGTATGAGTCGTCGCGGGAATTGTTGGGATAACGCACCAATGGAGCGTTTCTTTAGAAGTTTGAAATCTGAGTGGATACCCGTAAGTGGTTATGGGAATTTTACAGAAGCAGATAAAGAGATCACAAATTACATCACTGGATATTACAGTGAGACAAGACCCCATCAATATAATGGTGGGTTAACGCCAAATGAGTCAGAACGTTTATATTGGAATGACTCTAAAACCGTGGCCAATTTTACTTGA